The proteins below come from a single Malus domestica chromosome 03, GDT2T_hap1 genomic window:
- the LOC114823944 gene encoding 2-oxoglutarate-dependent dioxygenase 19-like — translation MAPVATQTMDVKSIKSLAESPALCSVPSAYAFNINPNDEADPNDPEFAIPIVDMSLLTSGSPDQRSKIIHDLVKICKEWGFFIAINHGVPESLMKGMIDACHGFFSLPDEEKEEFKSGNDVLDMFKYGTSYNLALDKVLLWRDFFKVRVHPEFYSLYKPACFSEVSMEFSKRTREVALEITRAISESLGLEPNYIHDAMNMDRGLQMLAANYYPPCPQPEHAIGIPHHTDHGLVTLLIQNEMNGLQVEHNGKWLTVSGAANGFFVNLADQMQILTNGKYKSVMHRATVNNKATRISIAIPHGPSIDTLIAPAPELLEKEGQAPKYVGMNYKEYIQLQQSGKNYMKSTFDHILA, via the exons aTGGCTCCAGTTGCTACTCAAACCATGGATGTAAAGAGCATCAAATCGCTTGCGGAATCACCCGCTCTCTGCTCTGTTCCTTCTGCTTATGCCTTCAACATAAACCCCAATGATGAAGCAGATCCAAACGATCCCGAATTTGCAATCCCTATAGTTGATATGTCTCTTCTCACCTCGGGATCTCCTGATCAACGCTCCAAAATAATCCACGACCTGGTCAAAATTTGCAAAGAATGGGGCTTCTTCATT GCAATTAACCATGGAGTCCCAGAGAGTCTAATGAAGGGGATGATTGACGCGTGCCATGGATTTTTCAGCCTCCCAGACGAAGAGAAGGAGGAGTTCAAATCCGGAAATGATGTGCTGGACATGTTCAAGTACGGAACCAGCTACAATCTTGCATTAGACAAAGTCCTTCTCTGGAGGGACTTCTTCAAGGTGAGAGTACATCCCGAGTTCTACTCCCTCTACAAACCGGCTTGCTTCAGTGAGGTTTCAATGGAGTTCAGCAAGAGAACAAGAGAAGTAGCATTGGAGATAACACGCGCAATCTCCGAAAGTTTGGGACTGGAGCCCAACTACATACATGATGCGATGAACATGGATCGCGGCCTACAAATGCTCGCCGCCAACTACTATCCGCCTTGCCCTCAGCCAGAACATGCAATTGGTATACCACATCACACTGATCATGGCCTTGTCACCCTCCTCATCCAGAATGAGATGAATGGCCTCCAAGTTGAACATAACGGCAAGTGGCTCACCGTCAGTGGCGCTGCCAACGGTTTCTTTGTCAACCTCGCTGACCAAATGCAAATTCTTACTAATGGCAAATACAAGAGTGTGATGCATCGGGCAACTGTGAACAACAAAGCTACGAGGATATCTATTGCCATACCACATGGACCATCAATTGATACACTTATCGCACCGGCACCGGAGTTACTGGAAAAAGAAGGCCAAGCTCCGAAATATGTTGGAATGAATTATAAGGAATATATCCAGCTTCAACAGAGCGGCAAGAACTACATGAAATCCACCTTTGATCACATACTAGCGTAA